TCGGCCAAATAATCCAGGCAAGTTCCGTTAATCACGACGCGGGGCTTTCCAGCAGCGTTAATCAAAGGCCGGCCGGCAGCATTGCCCAGAACGTAAACTGCGCCTCCCTTGGCGCCATACAGGAAGGTCTGTCCCACATCTCCATAAATGACCATCTTTCCCGACTTCATGATCTGGCCCAATTGATCCTGGGCGTTTCCGTGGACAAATATTTCCAGGCCGTCAATCCCCGACCCCAAATAATCTCCCGAACTCCCGTACACGTCAAGGTGCACATTCTGAGTTCCCGGCCCCAGGCCACAACCGAAAAATCGCTGTCCCTGGCATCCATAAACAATGAATTTCTTCCATCCCCTATGATACGCCTGGATCAACAAGGAGGCTACGCTTTCTTTCCCTTCCGCGGCAAATCCCCGCGCATCCACGATGAGCACCCTTTCTCCTTCGTTGGGCTTTCTGAGCGTATCCCGTCCTTGCCCATCGATCCGCCTCATCACTCCTCTGCGGTTTGAACTCAAAACCGGTGCCGAAGAAAAGATCTTATCCAACCCCTCCAACAAAATTTCCTGGAGACAGCTCCTCCGTTTGTTCCCCGGGTCATAACGCAGGTCTAAGAAAAGAGTTAAAATTTCTATGGCCAACGCCCGGGCTGCATCACTGGCGCTGGCAACCTGGACGATCTCGTGGCAGAATTCCCTAAAAGATTCATAATCCCATCCGGGAAGCTGAGTTTTAAAGAATTGAAAAAAAGAATGCCCATCACCCCCGCGCAATTTTTCGGCCACTTCTTTACGAAGGGTTTCCCTTTTATCGGGCTGGAGGGCTCGGGGTATATGGTCCCACGGGATTTGGTCTTTGGGGGCAGAAAGGACTTTCCCAAACTTATCAGTACAGGTCAGCACCTTGCCTGGGACACCGTTCCCGCCTTCCCGGATGGAAAAGATAAATGCCCCCCCGTCGGTGTAGCTTCCTCCCCTGGCGTTCCAATATTTATCTGCAATGCTGTGAAAGCGGGCATCATCGCGGGACAGGCTCTGAAGAGTAGCATCAATGGCCTGCTTCTCCGAACAGATTAAGCCAATCTGAACCTGGCCCTCGGAGAGGGCGAAGACCTGGGGCCTCAGCATCGCGGTGTCGGTGATACCGATGAGCTGAAAACATCTTTGATAGGAATCATTCCGGGCAATGATGAAGAACCAGGGCCCGTCCGGCGACCCGTGGATATGCCTGGCCAGGATTTCCCGGTAGATTTTCTGTTTGGCAACGGGCAAACGGTCAAAATCCAGCTCCGTAGTCGGTGCCAAAGCCTCGATGATATACTCCAACGGGTAACCGTACACTCGGTTCAAAAGATCAAAAAGTAATACCGCGACTTCCGTATCCGTGAGGAAAAGGGGCACTAAATTCCACTGGCGGAGATATTCGCAGACGGAATGATAATTGGCAAAGTCTCCATTGTGCACCAAGGCTTCATCCATCCCGATGAAGGGGTGAGCTCCGCCCGGATGCCATACTCTGCCTTTCGTCGGATATCTCTGGTGGGCGATCCAGATGTGGGCTCGGCAATTCTCCAGTTTATAGTACTGGGCT
This is a stretch of genomic DNA from Deltaproteobacteria bacterium. It encodes these proteins:
- a CDS encoding glutamate synthase, with protein sequence MNNHWENIQKVIASRGEMIKEIPERPRWKAEEEGGCGVTGFASSIPVNGHHIIEPSRQMHNRGNGKGGGIAAVGLSAEDWGISEQVMEEDYLLQIAFLDPEARSAVEQSFIEPFLEVHHGSRIPTVSDYREIEGLEVKPPDVYRYFVRVKKEALRDFTVKNQFLDMELRKVEDEFIFQNSFQLNQKFYASLGEKKAFVLSHGRNMMILKIVGYAEQAAQYYKLENCRAHIWIAHQRYPTKGRVWHPGGAHPFIGMDEALVHNGDFANYHSVCEYLRQWNLVPLFLTDTEVAVLLFDLLNRVYGYPLEYIIEALAPTTELDFDRLPVAKQKIYREILARHIHGSPDGPWFFIIARNDSYQRCFQLIGITDTAMLRPQVFALSEGQVQIGLICSEKQAIDATLQSLSRDDARFHSIADKYWNARGGSYTDGGAFIFSIREGGNGVPGKVLTCTDKFGKVLSAPKDQIPWDHIPRALQPDKRETLRKEVAEKLRGGDGHSFFQFFKTQLPGWDYESFREFCHEIVQVASASDAARALAIEILTLFLDLRYDPGNKRRSCLQEILLEGLDKIFSSAPVLSSNRRGVMRRIDGQGRDTLRKPNEGERVLIVDARGFAAEGKESVASLLIQAYHRGWKKFIVYGCQGQRFFGCGLGPGTQNVHLDVYGSSGDYLGSGIDGLEIFVHGNAQDQLGQIMKSGKMVIYGDVGQTFLYGAKGGAVYVLGNAAGRPLINAAGKPRVVINGTCLDYLAESFMAGDPLQGGGFVILNGVEFDEYGKIREQPTPFPGSNLFSLASGGAIYVRDPHSRLEEEQLNGGEFTQLTEKDWQLIQPYLQENENLFQISIDHDLLAVEGKKRRPEEVYRKVRAVKLSVLSSTKVEE